In the genome of Globicephala melas chromosome 3, mGloMel1.2, whole genome shotgun sequence, one region contains:
- the PNPLA6 gene encoding patatin-like phospholipase domain-containing protein 6 isoform X1: MGESRPGPTAISGAALAPWDEVPDVPAPGEGLAERACDAQPVPFVPQVLGVMIGAGVAVLVTAVLILLLVRRLRVPKTPAPDGPRYRFRKRDKVLFYGRKIMRKVSQSTSSLVDTSVSTTSRPRMKKKLKMLNIAKKILRIQKEAPTLQRKEPPPAVLEADLTEGDLANSHLPSEVLYMLKNVRVLGHFEKPLFLELCRHMVFQRLSQGDYVFRPGQPDASIYVVQDGLLELCLPAPDGKECVVKEVVPGDSVNSLLSILDVITGHQHPQRTVSARAARDSTVLRLPVEAFSAVFTKYPESLVRVVQIIMVRLQRVTFLALHNYLGLTNELFSHEIQPLRLFPSPGLPARTSPVRGSKRIASTSASEEARETPGRPPDPTGAPLPATAGDPVKPTSLEAPSAPLLSRCISMPVDISGLQGGPRSDFDMAYERGRISVSLQEEASWGPQAALARTPTQEPREQPAGACEYSYCEDESATGGCPFGPYQGRQTSSIFEAAKRELAKLMRIEDPSLLNSRVLLHHTKAGTIIARQGDQDVSLHFVLWGCLHVYQRMIDKAEDVCLFVVQPGELVGQLAVLTGEPLIFTLRAQRDCTFLRISKSDFYEIMRAQPSVVLSAAQTVAARMSPFVRQMDFAIDWTAVEAGRALYRQGDRSDCTYIVLNGRLRSVIQRGNGKKELVGEYGRGDLIGVVEALTRQPRATTVHAVRDTELAKLPEGTLGHIKRRYPQVVTRLIHLLSQKILGNLQQLQGPFPAGSGLGVPPHSELTNPASNLATVAVLPVCAEVPMVAFMLELQHALQAIGPTLLLNSDIIRARLGASALDSIQEFRLSGWLAQQEDTHRIVLYQTDASLTPWTVRCLRQADCILIVGLGDQEPTLGQLEQMLENTAVRALKQLVLLHREEGPGPTRTVEWLNMRSWCSGHLHLRCPRRLFSRRSPAKLHELYEKVFSKRADRHSDFSRLARVLTGNTIALVLGGGGARGCSHIGVLKALEEAGVPVDLVGGTSIGSFIGALYAEERSASRTKQRAREWAKSMTSVLEPVLDLTYPVTSMFTGSAFNRSIHRVFQDKQIEDLWLPYFNVTTDITASAMRVHKDGSLWRYVRASMTLSGYLPPLCDPKDGHLLMDGGYINNLPADIARSMGAKTVIAIDVGSQDETDLSTYGDSLSGWWLLWKRLNPWADKIKVPDMAEIQSRLAYVSCVRQLEVVKSSSYCEYLRPPIDCFKTMDFGKFDQIYDVGYQYGKAVFGGWTRGDIIEKMLTDRRSADLNESRRADVLAFPSSGFTDLAEIVSRIEPPTSYVSVSDGCADGEESDCLTEYEEDVGPDCSRDEGGSPEGASPSTASEMEEGKPILRHRSCLPQDAPRSADA, from the exons atgggggaGTCGAGGCCCGGGCCAACTGCGATCTCGGGGGCGGCCTTGGCTCCGTGGGATGAGGTCCCGGACGTCCCGGCCCCCGGGGAAGGCTTGGCGGAGCGGGCATGCGATGCACAGCCAGTGCCGTTCGTCCCGCAGGTGCTGGGCGTGATGATCGGGGCTGGAGTCGCGGTGCTGGTCACGGCCGTGCTCATCCTCCTGCTGGTGCGGAGGCTTCGAGTGCCGA AAACTCCAGCCCCGGATGGCCCGCGGTATCGATTCCGGAAGAGAGATAAAGTGCTTTTCTATGGCCGGAAGATTATGCGGAAG GTATCACAATCCACTTCTTCGCTGGTGGACACCTCCGTCTCCACCACTTCCCGGCCACGCATGAAGAAGAAActtaagatgctcaacattgctaagaA gaTCCTGCGCATCCAGAAAGAGGCGCCAACGCTGCAGCGGAAGGAGCCCCCGCCTGCGGTGCTGGAGGCTGACCTGACCGAGGGCGACCTGGCCAACTCCCACCTGCCCTCCGAGGTGCTCTACATGCTCAAGAACGTCCG GGTGCTGGGCCACTTTGAGAAGCCGCTCTTCCTGGAGCTGTGCCGGCACATGGTCTTCCAGCGGCTCAGCCAGGGTGACTACGTCTTCCGGCCAGGCCAGCCCGATGCCAGCATCTACGTGGTGCAGGATGGGCTGCTGGAGCTCTGTCTGCCGGCTCCT GATGGGAAGGAGTGTGTGGTGAAGGAAGTGGTTCCTGGGGACAGTGTCAACAGCCTTCTGAGCATCCTGGATGTCATCACC GGTCACCAGCACCCCCAGCGTACTGTGTCTGCTCGGGCGGCCCGAGACTCCACGGTGCTGCGGCTTCCAGTCGAGGCCTTCTCAGCCGTCTTCACCAAGTATCCCGAGAGCTTGGTGCGGGTAGTGCAG ATCATCATGGTGAGGCTGCAGCGGGTCACTTTCCTGGCGCTTCACAACTACCTGGGTCTGACCAACGAGCTCTTCAGCCAC gagaTCCAGCCCCTGCGCCTCTTCCCCAGCCCGGGCCTCCCAGCCCGCACCAGCCCTGTGCGTGGCTCCAAGCGGATAGCCAGCACCTCTGCTTCTGAGGAGGCGAGGGAGACGCCTGGCCGGCCGCCTGACCCCACCGGGGCCCCACTGCCTGCAACTGCAG GGGACCCAGTGAAGCCCACATCCCTGGAAGCCCCCTCGGCGCCCTTGCTGAGTCGCTGCATCTCGATGCCAGTGGACATCTCAG GCTTGCAGGGCGGCCCTCGCTCGGACTTCGACATGGCATATGAGCGGGGCCGGATCTCCGTGTCCCTGCAGGAAGAGGCCTCATGGGGGCCCCAGGCAGCCCTGGCTCGG ACCCCTACTCAGGAGCCCCGGGAGCAGCCAGCCGGCGCCTGTGAATACAGCTACTGTGAGGATGAGTCGGCCACTGGCGGGTGCCCCTTCGGGCCCTACCAGGGCCGCCAGACAAGCAGCATCTTTGAGGCGGCGAAGCGAGAGCTGGCCAAGCTGATGCGGATTGAG gaCCCCTCCCTTTTGAATAGCCGAGTCTTGCTGCACCACACCAAAGCCGGCACCATCATTGCCCGCCAGGGGGACCAG GATGTGAGCCTGCACTTCGTGCTCTGGGGCTGCCTGCACGTCTACCAGCGCATGATCGACAAGGCCGAAGACGTGTGCCTGTTCGTGGTGCAGCCCGGGGAGCTGGTGGGGCAGCTGGCCGTGCTTACCGGCGAGCCCCTCATCTTCACGCTGCGAGCCCAGCGTGATTGCACCTTCCTGCGGATCTCCAAGTCTGACTTCTATGA GATCATGCGTGCACAGCCCAGTGTAGTGCTGAGCGCCGCGCAGACCGTGGCCGCAAGGATGTCGCCCTTCGTGCGCCAGATGGACTTCGCCATCGACTGGACAGCGGTAGAGGCGGGACGCGCACTGTACAG gcagggcGACCGCTCAGACTGCACCTACATCGTGCTCAATGGGCGGCTGCGAAGTGTCATCCAGCGTGGCAATGGCAAGAAGGAGTTGGTGGGCGAGTACGGCCGCGGGGATCTCATAGGAGTG GTGGAGGCGCTGACCAGGCagccacgtgccacaacggtgcACGCGGTGCGCGACACAGAGCTGGCCAAACTCCCCGAGGGCACCCTGGGCCACATCAAACGTCGATACCCGCAG GTTGTCACCCGCCTCATCCACCTGCTGAGCCAGAAAATTCTGGGGAATTTGCAGCAGCTGCAAGGACCCTTCCCAG CAGGTTCGGGCCTAGGTGTTCCCCCTCACTCGGAGCTCACCAACCCAGCCAGCAACCTGGCAACGGTGGCAGTGCTGCCCGTGTGTGCCGAGGTGCCCATGGTGGCCTTCATGCTGGAGCTGCAGCATGCTTTGCAAGCCATTG GCCCCACACTTCTTCTCAACAGTGACATCATCCGGGCACGCCTGGGGGCCTCTGCACTGGAcag CATCCAAGAATTCCGGCTGTCAGGGTGGCTGGCCCAGCAGGAGGACACGCACCGCATCGTGCTCTACCAGACGGACGCATCGCTGACGCCCTGGACCGTGCGCTGCCTGCGCCAGGCCGACTGCATCCTCATCGTGGGCCTTGGCGACCAGGAGCCCACGCTTGGCCAG CTGGAGCAGATGCTGGAGAACACGGCGGTGCGCGCCCTCAAGCAGCTGGTCCTGCTGCACCGCGAGGAGGGCCCGGGTCCCACGCGCACAGTGGAGTGGCTCAACATGCGCAGCTGGTGCTCGGGGCACCTGCATCTGCGCTGTCCGCGCCGCCTCTTCTCGCGCCGCAGCCCCGCCAAGCTG CACGAGCTCTACGAGAAGGTTTTCTCGAAGCGCGCTGACCGGCACAGCGACTTCTCCCGCCTGGCGCGGGTGCTCACAGGCAACACCATCGCCTTGGtgctgggcgggggcggggccag AGGCTGCTCACATATCGGAGTGCTGAAGGCATTAGAAGAGGCGGGGGTCCCTGTCGACCTGGTGGGCGGCACGTCCATCGGCTCCTTCATCGGGGCCCTGTACGCCGAGGAGCGGAGCGCCAGCCGCACTAAGCAGCGGGCCCGGGAGTGGGCCAAG AGCATGACTTCAGTTCTGGAGCCCGTGCTGGACCTCACCTACCCCGTCACCTCCATGTTCACGGGGTCGGCCTTCAACCGCAGCATCCACCGTGTCTTCCAGGACAAGCAGATCGAG GACCTGTGGCTGCCGTACTTCAACGTGACCACGGACATCACCGCCTCAGCCATGCGCGTCCACAAAGATG GCTCCCTGTGGCGATACGTGCGTGCCAGCATGACACTCTCGGGATACCTGCCGCCACTGTGTGACCCCAAGGATGGGCACCTCCTCATGGACGGCGGCTACATCAACAACCTACCAG CGGACATTGCTCGCAGCATGGGTGCCAAGACGGTCATTGCCATCGATGTGGGAAGCCAGGATGAGACGGACCTTAGCACCTACGGGGacagcctctctggctggtggcTGCTGTGGAAGCGGCTGAACCCCTGGGCAGACAAGATCAAGGTTCCAGACATGGCCGAGATCCAGTCTCGCCTGGCCTATGTGTCCTGCGTGCGGCAGCTGGAGGTCGTGAAGTCCAGCTCGTACTGCGAGTACCTGCGCCCACCCATCGACTGCTTCAAGACCATGGACTTCGGGAAGTTCGACCAGATCTAT GATGTGGGCTACCAGTACGGGAAGGCCGTGTTTGGGGGCTGGACCCGGGGCGACATCATTGAAAAGATGCTCACGGACCGACGGTCTGCAGACCTTAATGAGAGCCGCCGTGCAGAT GTGCTTGCCTTCCCCAGCTCCGGCTTCACCGACTTGGCGGAGATCGTGTCCAGGATCGAGCCCCCCACGAGCTACGTTTCTGTTTCCGACGGCTGCGCAGATG GGGAGGAGTCGGACTGCCTGACTGAGTACGAGGAGGACGTGGGGCCAGACTGCTCGCGGGACGAAGGGGGCTCTCCAGAGGGCGCGAGCCCCAGCACTGCCTCCGAGATG GAGGAGGGGAAGCCGATCCTCCGGCACCGGAGCTGTCTGCCGCAGGACGCCCCCAGATCTGCGGATGCCTGA
- the PNPLA6 gene encoding patatin-like phospholipase domain-containing protein 6 isoform X2, whose amino-acid sequence MEAPLQTGMVLGVMIGAGVAVLVTAVLILLLVRRLRVPKTPAPDGPRYRFRKRDKVLFYGRKIMRKVSQSTSSLVDTSVSTTSRPRMKKKLKMLNIAKKILRIQKEAPTLQRKEPPPAVLEADLTEGDLANSHLPSEVLYMLKNVRVLGHFEKPLFLELCRHMVFQRLSQGDYVFRPGQPDASIYVVQDGLLELCLPAPDGKECVVKEVVPGDSVNSLLSILDVITGHQHPQRTVSARAARDSTVLRLPVEAFSAVFTKYPESLVRVVQIIMVRLQRVTFLALHNYLGLTNELFSHEIQPLRLFPSPGLPARTSPVRGSKRIASTSASEEARETPGRPPDPTGAPLPATAGDPVKPTSLEAPSAPLLSRCISMPVDISGLQGGPRSDFDMAYERGRISVSLQEEASWGPQAALARTPTQEPREQPAGACEYSYCEDESATGGCPFGPYQGRQTSSIFEAAKRELAKLMRIEDPSLLNSRVLLHHTKAGTIIARQGDQDVSLHFVLWGCLHVYQRMIDKAEDVCLFVVQPGELVGQLAVLTGEPLIFTLRAQRDCTFLRISKSDFYEIMRAQPSVVLSAAQTVAARMSPFVRQMDFAIDWTAVEAGRALYRQGDRSDCTYIVLNGRLRSVIQRGNGKKELVGEYGRGDLIGVVEALTRQPRATTVHAVRDTELAKLPEGTLGHIKRRYPQVVTRLIHLLSQKILGNLQQLQGPFPAGSGLGVPPHSELTNPASNLATVAVLPVCAEVPMVAFMLELQHALQAIGPTLLLNSDIIRARLGASALDSIQEFRLSGWLAQQEDTHRIVLYQTDASLTPWTVRCLRQADCILIVGLGDQEPTLGQLEQMLENTAVRALKQLVLLHREEGPGPTRTVEWLNMRSWCSGHLHLRCPRRLFSRRSPAKLHELYEKVFSKRADRHSDFSRLARVLTGNTIALVLGGGGARGCSHIGVLKALEEAGVPVDLVGGTSIGSFIGALYAEERSASRTKQRAREWAKSMTSVLEPVLDLTYPVTSMFTGSAFNRSIHRVFQDKQIEDLWLPYFNVTTDITASAMRVHKDGSLWRYVRASMTLSGYLPPLCDPKDGHLLMDGGYINNLPADIARSMGAKTVIAIDVGSQDETDLSTYGDSLSGWWLLWKRLNPWADKIKVPDMAEIQSRLAYVSCVRQLEVVKSSSYCEYLRPPIDCFKTMDFGKFDQIYDVGYQYGKAVFGGWTRGDIIEKMLTDRRSADLNESRRADVLAFPSSGFTDLAEIVSRIEPPTSYVSVSDGCADGEESDCLTEYEEDVGPDCSRDEGGSPEGASPSTASEMEEGKPILRHRSCLPQDAPRSADA is encoded by the exons ATGGAGGCGCCGCTGCAAACCGGAATG GTGCTGGGCGTGATGATCGGGGCTGGAGTCGCGGTGCTGGTCACGGCCGTGCTCATCCTCCTGCTGGTGCGGAGGCTTCGAGTGCCGA AAACTCCAGCCCCGGATGGCCCGCGGTATCGATTCCGGAAGAGAGATAAAGTGCTTTTCTATGGCCGGAAGATTATGCGGAAG GTATCACAATCCACTTCTTCGCTGGTGGACACCTCCGTCTCCACCACTTCCCGGCCACGCATGAAGAAGAAActtaagatgctcaacattgctaagaA gaTCCTGCGCATCCAGAAAGAGGCGCCAACGCTGCAGCGGAAGGAGCCCCCGCCTGCGGTGCTGGAGGCTGACCTGACCGAGGGCGACCTGGCCAACTCCCACCTGCCCTCCGAGGTGCTCTACATGCTCAAGAACGTCCG GGTGCTGGGCCACTTTGAGAAGCCGCTCTTCCTGGAGCTGTGCCGGCACATGGTCTTCCAGCGGCTCAGCCAGGGTGACTACGTCTTCCGGCCAGGCCAGCCCGATGCCAGCATCTACGTGGTGCAGGATGGGCTGCTGGAGCTCTGTCTGCCGGCTCCT GATGGGAAGGAGTGTGTGGTGAAGGAAGTGGTTCCTGGGGACAGTGTCAACAGCCTTCTGAGCATCCTGGATGTCATCACC GGTCACCAGCACCCCCAGCGTACTGTGTCTGCTCGGGCGGCCCGAGACTCCACGGTGCTGCGGCTTCCAGTCGAGGCCTTCTCAGCCGTCTTCACCAAGTATCCCGAGAGCTTGGTGCGGGTAGTGCAG ATCATCATGGTGAGGCTGCAGCGGGTCACTTTCCTGGCGCTTCACAACTACCTGGGTCTGACCAACGAGCTCTTCAGCCAC gagaTCCAGCCCCTGCGCCTCTTCCCCAGCCCGGGCCTCCCAGCCCGCACCAGCCCTGTGCGTGGCTCCAAGCGGATAGCCAGCACCTCTGCTTCTGAGGAGGCGAGGGAGACGCCTGGCCGGCCGCCTGACCCCACCGGGGCCCCACTGCCTGCAACTGCAG GGGACCCAGTGAAGCCCACATCCCTGGAAGCCCCCTCGGCGCCCTTGCTGAGTCGCTGCATCTCGATGCCAGTGGACATCTCAG GCTTGCAGGGCGGCCCTCGCTCGGACTTCGACATGGCATATGAGCGGGGCCGGATCTCCGTGTCCCTGCAGGAAGAGGCCTCATGGGGGCCCCAGGCAGCCCTGGCTCGG ACCCCTACTCAGGAGCCCCGGGAGCAGCCAGCCGGCGCCTGTGAATACAGCTACTGTGAGGATGAGTCGGCCACTGGCGGGTGCCCCTTCGGGCCCTACCAGGGCCGCCAGACAAGCAGCATCTTTGAGGCGGCGAAGCGAGAGCTGGCCAAGCTGATGCGGATTGAG gaCCCCTCCCTTTTGAATAGCCGAGTCTTGCTGCACCACACCAAAGCCGGCACCATCATTGCCCGCCAGGGGGACCAG GATGTGAGCCTGCACTTCGTGCTCTGGGGCTGCCTGCACGTCTACCAGCGCATGATCGACAAGGCCGAAGACGTGTGCCTGTTCGTGGTGCAGCCCGGGGAGCTGGTGGGGCAGCTGGCCGTGCTTACCGGCGAGCCCCTCATCTTCACGCTGCGAGCCCAGCGTGATTGCACCTTCCTGCGGATCTCCAAGTCTGACTTCTATGA GATCATGCGTGCACAGCCCAGTGTAGTGCTGAGCGCCGCGCAGACCGTGGCCGCAAGGATGTCGCCCTTCGTGCGCCAGATGGACTTCGCCATCGACTGGACAGCGGTAGAGGCGGGACGCGCACTGTACAG gcagggcGACCGCTCAGACTGCACCTACATCGTGCTCAATGGGCGGCTGCGAAGTGTCATCCAGCGTGGCAATGGCAAGAAGGAGTTGGTGGGCGAGTACGGCCGCGGGGATCTCATAGGAGTG GTGGAGGCGCTGACCAGGCagccacgtgccacaacggtgcACGCGGTGCGCGACACAGAGCTGGCCAAACTCCCCGAGGGCACCCTGGGCCACATCAAACGTCGATACCCGCAG GTTGTCACCCGCCTCATCCACCTGCTGAGCCAGAAAATTCTGGGGAATTTGCAGCAGCTGCAAGGACCCTTCCCAG CAGGTTCGGGCCTAGGTGTTCCCCCTCACTCGGAGCTCACCAACCCAGCCAGCAACCTGGCAACGGTGGCAGTGCTGCCCGTGTGTGCCGAGGTGCCCATGGTGGCCTTCATGCTGGAGCTGCAGCATGCTTTGCAAGCCATTG GCCCCACACTTCTTCTCAACAGTGACATCATCCGGGCACGCCTGGGGGCCTCTGCACTGGAcag CATCCAAGAATTCCGGCTGTCAGGGTGGCTGGCCCAGCAGGAGGACACGCACCGCATCGTGCTCTACCAGACGGACGCATCGCTGACGCCCTGGACCGTGCGCTGCCTGCGCCAGGCCGACTGCATCCTCATCGTGGGCCTTGGCGACCAGGAGCCCACGCTTGGCCAG CTGGAGCAGATGCTGGAGAACACGGCGGTGCGCGCCCTCAAGCAGCTGGTCCTGCTGCACCGCGAGGAGGGCCCGGGTCCCACGCGCACAGTGGAGTGGCTCAACATGCGCAGCTGGTGCTCGGGGCACCTGCATCTGCGCTGTCCGCGCCGCCTCTTCTCGCGCCGCAGCCCCGCCAAGCTG CACGAGCTCTACGAGAAGGTTTTCTCGAAGCGCGCTGACCGGCACAGCGACTTCTCCCGCCTGGCGCGGGTGCTCACAGGCAACACCATCGCCTTGGtgctgggcgggggcggggccag AGGCTGCTCACATATCGGAGTGCTGAAGGCATTAGAAGAGGCGGGGGTCCCTGTCGACCTGGTGGGCGGCACGTCCATCGGCTCCTTCATCGGGGCCCTGTACGCCGAGGAGCGGAGCGCCAGCCGCACTAAGCAGCGGGCCCGGGAGTGGGCCAAG AGCATGACTTCAGTTCTGGAGCCCGTGCTGGACCTCACCTACCCCGTCACCTCCATGTTCACGGGGTCGGCCTTCAACCGCAGCATCCACCGTGTCTTCCAGGACAAGCAGATCGAG GACCTGTGGCTGCCGTACTTCAACGTGACCACGGACATCACCGCCTCAGCCATGCGCGTCCACAAAGATG GCTCCCTGTGGCGATACGTGCGTGCCAGCATGACACTCTCGGGATACCTGCCGCCACTGTGTGACCCCAAGGATGGGCACCTCCTCATGGACGGCGGCTACATCAACAACCTACCAG CGGACATTGCTCGCAGCATGGGTGCCAAGACGGTCATTGCCATCGATGTGGGAAGCCAGGATGAGACGGACCTTAGCACCTACGGGGacagcctctctggctggtggcTGCTGTGGAAGCGGCTGAACCCCTGGGCAGACAAGATCAAGGTTCCAGACATGGCCGAGATCCAGTCTCGCCTGGCCTATGTGTCCTGCGTGCGGCAGCTGGAGGTCGTGAAGTCCAGCTCGTACTGCGAGTACCTGCGCCCACCCATCGACTGCTTCAAGACCATGGACTTCGGGAAGTTCGACCAGATCTAT GATGTGGGCTACCAGTACGGGAAGGCCGTGTTTGGGGGCTGGACCCGGGGCGACATCATTGAAAAGATGCTCACGGACCGACGGTCTGCAGACCTTAATGAGAGCCGCCGTGCAGAT GTGCTTGCCTTCCCCAGCTCCGGCTTCACCGACTTGGCGGAGATCGTGTCCAGGATCGAGCCCCCCACGAGCTACGTTTCTGTTTCCGACGGCTGCGCAGATG GGGAGGAGTCGGACTGCCTGACTGAGTACGAGGAGGACGTGGGGCCAGACTGCTCGCGGGACGAAGGGGGCTCTCCAGAGGGCGCGAGCCCCAGCACTGCCTCCGAGATG GAGGAGGGGAAGCCGATCCTCCGGCACCGGAGCTGTCTGCCGCAGGACGCCCCCAGATCTGCGGATGCCTGA